Sequence from the Planctomycetia bacterium genome:
TGTTCCCTGCGCCACCTGGTTCCTGGTTATTGGCAGCTGGTTCACGTTGGTTGGTTGAATTTCCACTGCGATTGCCTGACAGTATTTCGGAGAGCGATGGTTCCTCGCTGGAGTTTGCCTCTTGCTCATCTTTTGGGTCGGGAGGTTCCTGTAGTTTTCGGGCCAGCAGTGCTTGCGCTACTTGGCGATTATGCTCGATGTCACCAGGCAAAGTGGTATTTGCTGCTTTCTCAACCTGAGTGAGACCTGCAAGACTTCGGCTCGCAAGGTCAAAGCTCTGTAACGCCTGCTTGAGTGCTCCCACCGCTCGTCGGCCTCGTAGTGGCGCCGCTAATTCGGTTAACGCGGTGCCCAAGCCATAAGCCGATTTGACTTGACGCAACCCGCGGGCATCTTCCAGTGAGCGGGTGAACGACCAGGCTGCATCGTGGAATTGTTTGGCTTTCGCATAGACTGTTGCCAGATCATATGCTACGCGGCCGGGATCAGTACTTTCGAGTAGCGCCTGTTGATACGCTTCGATAGCGAGCTCCAGATCACCCCGTTGATATGCTCTGTAACCACGAACCAGCGCACCATCTTCCCACTCTGCTCCCATGCAAAAAAGCATCAGACAGCAAATCAGTGATAGTCGGCATGTGGTCACCATATCACTCGCCGAGGTCCTCCCCAGGTAATCTCCACGAGTAGAATAATCAGGGCCAGTGACAGCAGCCAGCCCGATTGATCTATTGGCAAATGTCTGACCTGGCTGGTAACCGGGCGGCCCGGCTGAGGCTGCACTGTGCGCTGCCACCATGTTACCAGTGGTTGTGGATTGCTTTCGCGAACCAGTGAACCACCCGTTGCATCAACGAGGTGTTGCAGCAGAACCTCATTTGCCTGCGAGAGTACCTGTGAGACCTGACCACTTGCCGGGTCTACCTTCATGAGCGAACCTGTACCCTCGGGAATGGGCCATCCTCGTCGGGTATCTCCCACTAACAGCACATCCAATGCAGGAATTCCTTGAGCAGATTGCAATACTTCTGCTTCCGTCGTTTGCTCATCGCCATCGGTTATCAATAGCAGGTCAGTGCTGGATGCTGTTTCAGGCTGAGACTCGATCCACGATTTCAGCCAATGGATTGCAGCAGCCAGACTTGTGCCGATGACTACACCCTGGTGCTGTAGGGTGCGTCCCTGCATACCCAGTGATTCGGTGTCAAGTTCGCTGATCTGGTAGGTAAGATGTTCCAGATCTTCTGTTGGAGGGCAGAGCAAACGCACCTGGCCGGCAAATACTACCAGTCCAATTCGGGTGCGTCCTGATGATGTTCGTAGATTATCCACGAGTTCGAGCAGATATTCTTTTGTACGCTGCAGCCTGTTGCGAGGAGGCTGATCCTCAGCAAGCATACTGCGACTCACGTCGATCAGAACCAAAACATCCCGAACGGTGCTGACAGGCGTTACCGGTGCTGTGCCCCATGTAGGCTTGGCAAGTGCCACGCTTACTAAAACCAATAGCAGGCACAGCAGCAGATAACCCCACCGCCGATGTGTTGCCCACAGATAAGAATGGTGTGACCAGTCCTGAAACAGTAGCCGACGCTGGCGATCAACCCTCCACCAGAGTACCAGCATCAGTGGTACCACCAGCAAAAGCCAGAGCGCTGCAGGTTGTTCCAGAGTTGGCAACGCCAGGGGCATGCATTACTTTCCAAGGGAATCAAATTTAGTGTATACGAATTATCCACTGGCTGCATATGCAAGGCAAAGAGTTGCCTGGCAGTACATCTAGGCAATAACAGTGCTGCACGCTAAGGTGATGGGAAACCTGTTTTCCAAGAAGGCTCACGATGAGCACTGAAACCTGGACGCTGGGACGCTTACTCCAGTGGACGACTACATTTCTGACCGAGAAGCAGGCTGATTCCCCCCGGCTGGATGCTGAGGTGCTGTTGGCACATATTCTGAATGTTCCACGTATTGCCCTATACACCCGTTTCGATGAAGTTGCCAGCGATGAAACACGGGCACGTTACCGACAACTCGTTAAGCAGCGCGTGGAGGGAATGCCTGTTGCCTACTTGGTAGGCTTCAAGGAATTTTACAATCTCCGTTTCGCAGTCACTCCAGCAGTGCTCATTCCACGTCCGGAAACGGAACTGGTGGTACTGGAAGCCATTCGCCTGGCCAAGACTATTACATCGCCGCGTGTGGTCGATGTGGGAACCGGTTCCGGTGTGATGGCTATTACGATGGCCCGTTTCGTGCCTGCAGCCAATGTTACCGCTATTGATCTCAGTCCCGATGCGTTGGCAGTTGCCCAGCAGAACGCACAAACACTGGGGGTAGCATCACGTATTCGCTTTCTCCAGGGTGATCTGCTCGCCCCGGTTGCAGGAGAGATGTTTGACCTGGTGATGTCTAATCCGCCTTACATTCCCAGTGAAGTCATGTCTTCACTTTCAGAATCAGTGAAAAAATATGAACCGCATCTTGCACTCGATGGCGGGCCTGGTGGGTTGCAAGTCATTGAAAAACTTGCGGACCAGGCACTTGGACATCTAAAGCCAGGCGGATATCTCATACTGGAAATCGGATATGATCAAGGCAAAACAGTTCCAGCTCTTTTGCAGAAACTTGGCTATCAGGCTGTAAACATTCAAATCGATCATGCTGGCCATCCTCGTATCGTTCGGGCAGTTCGTTAACACCATCTCTTTTCAAGTTTACTCACCATAAATGGCGATGATGATAATGGTTTATTCTGGTTATGGTGTGCTTATGGTTCGTCTCTTGCTCCTGTTGAGCACCGTGCCACTTCTGGCTGGTTGCTCCGATTCGGAAGTTCTGCGGATGCGTTCCGTGGGCGATAGGATGTATGACCGTGGCGCCAAACTCGTTCAACATGCCTGGGATGAACTGGGACAGACATTGCTCGATCAACCAGTCAGTACGAAACAAACTGAGCCAGATGTACTGAGCAAGGTGCAGATGCGATTGAAATGGGATTTGGCATTGGCTGAGGTTGATATCCAGGCTTCACAGCACGAGGAAACCATCATTTTGACTGGCACTGTGAAAAACGACCAGCAGAAACAGTATGCTCTTACACTTGCGGAGCAGACGGTTGGAGTAAAGAAAGTGAAAGATGAAGTAAAAGTTCAGAAAGACAATCCACCAGCAACTTTGAAAAATGATTAGATAGCTACCTGGCCAGATGCTTTTGCAGCCATTGGCCCCAGGTCGACATGATATCGGTACTTGCCTTGAAATGCATGGCAGTAGCGCTCATGCGGAACAGCCGCTCGACACGCTGATCTTTCATCTTGCACCGAAAATCAGTGTAACTTCCTTTGCCTTTGCCTACTGTTTCAAGAAAGAATCCTTCAACGTCCTGGTAGTCAACCCTGTGGTGCATCAATCCGAACCAGCTTCGCACCGCCACGCCATCAGGTTGAAGTGTCACTTGTTCCAGAGACAGGTACAAGGCTCCGACGAGAAAGATCACTCCACCGCCAAAGACAAGCATCCAGTTCATGAGTTGCCTGGGCATCGCGACAAAAAAGCCAGCGGCACTGACGACTGCACTAAGTAGCAGCAAAATGCCGATGCTCGACCATGAAATTCGATATGTTGTAGTGCCATCTGCATACGATGTAATGCTGGCGGAGCCAAAATATCCTGCAACCCATGTTGCAAACACGCCGCCAAATAACAGACCGAATACCAACAGACCACAACTCAGGAGTTCTGATGTTTCATAGTCATGAAAGAGTGACTTGTATGATGGAAGCAATCCCGGACTCCTATTGACCTGTAAAGAATCTTTGTGAGATTTCAGCATTTTCCTTTTTTGTGGGAACCAGAATGCTGGGTACAGTCTTATCATAGTGTCCCACACAAACCAAAGGTTGGCTTAATGGAAGCATTGACGCTCGCTCGCTGGAGCATGGCACAACAGAAACCTGTTGCTTCCGATGAAGACAGTTTGGTAAATGCTGCCAGGCATGATTCCGAAGCGATGGCTCAGCTTTTTCGTCGGTACTATCCGCCGATAACTCAATACATCCATCGACGTACCGGTGATCGGGCCGTAGCTGAGGATTTAAGCAGTGAAGTATTCCTGGCAATGGTGCGATATCTGCCCCGCTACCGTATCGGCAACACGCCGTTTCGTGCCTGGCTGTATCGCATTGCAACCAATCAAGTTAACCGTTGGGCCAGTCGCAAACGACGCTGGAGCTGGCTGCCCTTGGGCGACCATGCAGCCACGGAAAAAGAATCAACCAGCGAAGAAGCGGCACACATTCGCATGGCACTGCTGAAACTGCCGGTGCATTACCAGAGTGCCTTGGCGCTTCATTACTTGGAAGACATGAGCCTGGAAACTGTATCGCAGGTGCTGGGCTGTGCGATAGGCACCGTGAAATCACGGCTGGCCCGAGGGCGAGCTATGTTATCCAAATTGCTGACTGAACATGAAAACCGGCACGAACACAAGACGGAGGAGCGATCATGATCCATCCCGACGATCCACTTCAACGCGCGTGGGAGTTATTGAAAGCTGACTCGGCTGAGTTGGCCCCTCAACCTCAATTGGAGAAGAGACTGATGAATGCAATGAATACCAAGACCTCAGCACAACCGTGGCAGCGCAAGCTGCTTATCGCTGCTGGTCTGCTCCTGGGCTTCCTGGTTGCCGGCACCGGCATCTGTGTTGCTGCAGGCTACAACCCATTCAAAACCATCACTGTCATGTTCGATGGCACAGATGTTCACATCACCGATGAGAACGGCAACAGCGTCTCGGGTGAAGTAGTGGATATGCAGATTACCGAGGATAAGGGTGTCAAGCAAATGACCATCACCATTAATGGTTCGGACGGTCAGCAAGGTCTTGCTACATGGGAATCGGCACCGGTCAAAAAGTAATTGACTAGACAAATAATACAAGCCCACAGATTACATTTGTGGGCCTTTTTGTAACCAAAATGCGAAATGTCTACTGCTGTAATCGTCGAGGTAACTCTCGACATGTAATAGCGACTCGCCCCGCATTCTTGATCGTGGTCACCGCAAAGGTTTTTCCCGCCACACTGAAATCAAATGCCTTAATGGGCAGTTCTGGCAACTTGACAATAGTCTGGCCTTTGTATCTGATTTCCAGTTCATGTTTCGTGCCTATTGGCAATTCCATGGAACTGCTGCTGCCAGGCAGCGTCATCGTAGCCTGTGATTCTCTGACTGCACTGGGAGCTAATTCTTCTTCGTACAACACAGCGACGTTGAACTGGTAGTCTGCTCCAGGTTTGGTCATCTGAGCCTTTACCACTACGGTTTTTCCTTCATCACTCGTGCTGACCGATTCGTTGATGATGTTTGACGATTTCTTTAATGTGCTTGGTTCAAATCGGGCTGATTTGATGACATACCCGGGAGTAGCGCGAATGACTTCCTGAACCGTACTGCTATTCGATTTACCCTTAAGCGCTACAGAATGAAGACGACTTTTCTTCAGCGTATCTGCACTGAGCATAGATCGTATGGTGACATCCACAGCCAAAGTAGTATTCATGTGTGGCCCACTGCTGTTACCTCGAGGCGTGCCGAATGAGGATGGTGATGTTGCACCCGTCGTGACAATGCCGCTTTGAGGCAGCACTTCTATTTCCTGAAGGCTGGGCGAACCTTTCTGATGTCCCATGGTTGCTCGCACTTTCACCAGATATTTGCCTGGCAAGGCAAATTCGTGCACCATCGTCTCGCTACCAGTCTGGTACACACCGTTGCCAAAATCCCATTCAAACTGTGCATCCAGGTCAGCCGTTGCTTCAAACTTGATTTGCACGCCTGCGGTATATGGCTTGGCTTTCTGGTTGAGTGCTTTGGAACTGAGATCGAGCACCTGTGGTTTTACGCCTACTGCAATCAGGCTTTCCCTACTGTCTTCCTGGTTTGCCACGTTACTGACTACCAGCTTCACCTTGTACGAATTGGCTTTCTTGAACTTATGCTTGACCTCCGGTACATCGCCAGCCACGACTTCAAGCGGGCTGCCATCGCCAAAATCCCACTTGGCCTGTTTTGCGTTTTGCGAAAGGTTTTTAAATGTGACAGTTAAGTCAGTGGTTTCTTCGGAAGCAAAATTCGCCAGGGGCTTGGCTGGCTTGACAAAACGGTCAATCAGTGGAGTGAACCACATAAGGCCGCCAGTAACGACCAGTCCCACCAGACCGCCAAACACTTTTCCGACAATACCTTTGATATGCGATTGCGCCTGTTCCTTGAGCGCCATGGCTAGCCCCTCCTTGAGCGAGCAATATTCTTCCAGGAGCATGCACATAGCCTAAACTGCCAATCCATGCAAGCCCGTTTGAAACAAGATTTTACGCTATCGCTTCACTGCCAGAAGAAAACAGGGGCTGTTCGGAAAAAAACGATCTTCCTGTAACACTTCCACTGAACGATAACCGACATGCTTCCAGGCCCTCAGCAGTTCGTCTCGTTCCATCCAGTGACTGTAATGAGCACCAGCACCACAAAAACCTGGTCTTAACAGCGCTGTTTGGTACTCCTGCCGATGGAGAGTATGTTCATAGCCGCCAAATTGCGTTCGATGGGCTGACTTAAAAATGCTCTTGAGATGAGCAGATTGTCGCACCATCTCGGCATCATAATAATGTGTCCAGACCAACACGCGGTCGGTGATTCTGGACAGCAGACTGATGAGTTCCATGGGTTGCTGCTGGTGGTAGAGTACGCCTGAAGCCAGCACCATGTCAAAACGGGGCGGCTGAGAACGCAGATATGCCATGAAATCACCATGCTTGAAGTGCACATTTTTCATGCCAGTGATTTCTTTCGCGATCAGGCATTTGAGATAAGCCCGAGAATTGGCTTCGATAGCCAACACCGAAGCTGCGCCAGCTTTTTCCAACTGATAGCTATGTCCGCCTTCGAGAGGTCCCAGTTCGAGAACCTTCTGCCCCGCTACTCCTCCCAATGCAGCAAGACCAATCCTAATGCGTTCGTCATCAAAAAGTGTCACTGAGCCTGCCTGCAGAGATAGTGCGTCGGGAAACTGCGAAGACCATTCGCCAGAAAAGATATTGAGTGCTTCCTGATCGGAAGGCAGATTCATCGAGTAACATTCGATAATGGAAGGTGCCGGTGCAACTTCAGCAGTATGCAGCATTTGGCGTTTGATATGCCGTAAAGGTTGCTTGATCGCTTCGAGTGTCAGCTTCATGCTTAACCCGCTGAAAGAATAGTTGTGCTAGTATTTGATACTGTATCGTAACTTTGCAGTTTAATGAAGTGCACTTAGTGAATGTAAGGAAACGTCTGGTGAGATAATGACGCGAAATACAATCACTGTTTCATCATCTCCGGCAGCACATAGGCTCGCAGGTATCCAACACTGACACTGCCCAAGTGGTTGCCATCGTGGCCACTCCATTCCACTACACGGTCCCAATGATGCTGGCGTAACTTCTGATACAACACCTGATCATTCGGATGCGAATAGACTAGTCGAAATCCCCGCAATCCGGCAGCATCACTACTTTCCAGATCGGTGGTGCCAATCAACTTGATGCCCAAGCCAAGTATCTGATCGTTTCTACTATGGTAAGTATCAATTCCCATGCGAGCTGTGTGCAATGATGGCCTGAGGTCGTAGGTATCGGGAACCGATGGAGCAAGCAGTATAATTTTTTCCACGCTGACCGGTGGCAGATGTTCTGCAGCTATCAACACAACAGCACAACCCGTGCTATGACCAATCAGAAAAACTTTACTATCCGCTCGGACTTCTTGATACGCCTGCACGGCGGCTGCTAACCTCTTGCCCTGAGATTTGTGATTATCCATATCGAGATGGTCTGTCAGTACTCGACCTTTTCCTCGCGACCAGCTAAATGTCTCAAGAGAGAATCCTACATTGGATTTTCGGATGACTTCCGACAGATTCTGAGACAGTGTACCTGCGTCGCCTGAACCGTTGGCAACAAAGACATGCCCATCGGCTCCGATTGTCTGAGGCACGGTGGCAGGTTGCGATGCATCACCAGATGAGATGATCAGCATTTGGCTGACAATGAGAACATATGACAATCGGAGCAATTTCGTTTGCATAATCAATAGTTCATGAAATAACCGGTGGCGACTGATCGACAGTATATCAAGCTCGAATTCGCTCACGAAAGGGCAGAATGCTATGGGAAAGGCAGAAAGGCCATTGGGGAACCACTTTTCTGATTCAATCGTCTCATCTTATGTACTCTTCCCTGTCATAATTATCAGGCAATTAGTGCCTGATTAACTTATAAAATAGCCACCAGTAATTTTCAGAGGATTGTCCATGTTACTGATTCCGTGGGTGTCCAAAAGTGTTTTGTTGTTCAGCCTGGCTGTAGGCATAGGGTATCAGGAACCAGCTAAAAATGCAGTTCCCATTGACCGCCCGGCAGACCGCGATGCTATCAGTGTCACCATCAAACAACTCCTCGATGCGTTCGAAAAACAGGATGTCGCCAAAGTTACCGAATTGCTGACTGACGGCGCGGAACTCGGCAGCGAAGAAAATCCCCCGCTTATCGGCAAAGCTGCCATCGAAGAAGCTCTCAAGAAACGATTTGCGACCAAATCAAATCAAAGGATGGTATTGTCGGATGCGACTCTTCGCTTCACTTCGCAGGTCACTGCGGTGGAAGAAGGTACACTGAAATCTATCATCAAAGGACAGGCCTCTTCCACGCATCGCTACAGCCTGATGCATGTCAAGGAAGATGGCAAGTGGAAGATTGCACAGATTCGCCAGTGGACGACTGAAGATGCTGCTCTGCACGATCTCGAATGGCTGATCGGCGAATGGAAAGCCCAGCGCGAAGACCTGGCCATTCATACCACTTACGAATGGGTTGGCAATAAAGCATTTATTCGAGGCAACATCAACACCCGTCAGAAAGACCGCACCGTTTCCGCCATGCAGGTGATTGGGCTCGATCCCAAATCTGGGGGGTTGCGAATCTGGATATTTGAAGCAAATGGCATTTTCGCTGAAGGTTCCTGCCATCGTGATGAAAATGCCTGGATCTTTGAAACTGCTGGGGAAACACCGCAAGGTGTATCGGTCTCTGCCAAGAACATTCTGTACCACGTCAGTCCTGAAGTAATGACCTGGCAACCTGTACAACTCCAGATGGGGAATGAACAGATCGCCGATCTGCCACCACTTAAAGTGACCAAGGTGAAGAAGTAACCAACCCATCATCTAACATGAGAATTCAAAGCAGGATTTCAACATGAACCGTTTCTTTCTGGTGACATTGATACTGGCGGTATCAGTCTTATGGCTGGCCCCTGAGGTGGCTGCCCAGCGAGGTGGTCGCGGAGGTGGCGGCCAGCGTGGCTTTGGTACCGGTTACGGTGGTACTATGCGAACCGGCTATGGGAGTGGCTTCGAGACCGGTTATGGCGGTGGGTTCGGCACGGGTTACGGCGGAACCATGCACACTGGTTATGGTGCCAGACCAGGATATGGCTACGGCGGTGCTGGATTTCAGGCTGGCACTGGCAGAGTACTCGGGCCTTATAGTCAGGCAGGCACAGGCCGTGCCTTGGGACCATACAGCCAGGCTGGAACCGGACGTGCCTTGGGGCCATATTCCCAAGCTGGAACAGGCGTGGCATTAAACCCCTGGACACAAGCTGGCACCGGCAGAGCACTAGGGCCATATAGCCAGGCAGGTACAGGACGGGCTGCCTATCCCGGAACTCCAGGTACCGGTGCCATTGGTACGTATCATCGCACCAATGGTGAAATCTCTGGCCAAGCGAGCGCGGCCCGCGTCAGATTCAATAACTACAACTGTTTCCGTCCCGACTGGTATGCCCGTTATCCTCGTGCTTGGTTCCCTGTTGCCTGGCCTGTGATGGCGGCATGGAACTATACTCCCTGGACTGAGATTGCTTCCTTCACCAGCTATCCCGATACGCAAACCTTCTATGACTACGGTACTTCGGTCGTCTACCAGGATAACCAGGTGTATATGAACGGCGACAGCCTGGGTACGCAGGAAGAGTATGCCCACAATGCTTCACTCATTGCAGAAGCAGGTCGCAAAGCCAACGTCACTCGTGAAGAAGAATGGAAATCGCTCGGCGTTTTCAGCATGCTTGCCAGCGATGAAGTTGACCCACACACCATCATCCAGTTAGCAATTAACAAGCAGGGGGTATTGCGAGGCACCTCACTGAATACGATTACCAACGAGGCTCAGACCGTCTATGGTAGCGTGGGTACCAAGACAGAACGAGCAGCGTGGACGGTTGGTGATGAGAAGTTACCGGTGTATGAAGCAGGTATCGCCAACCTGACGCTAAACGAAACCACCATGCTGGTACACTTCAGCAAGGGAAATACGAAGCAGTATACCTTGGCACGAATGGAAGCCCCGGCAGAATTAAAATGATCTCTGAACAAAGTTGAACTTGGGCACGATGTTTTGAAACATCGTGCTTTCTTGCGTTATTAAGCTGCCACAAAGATACGGTTTGTAAAGCTTATTGAGCTATGTAGATAACAGTGTTTAGTTTCATAATTGAACAGACTTAATGGTATTCAATAGCCGTTACGCAAATCATTCACATCCTACTATAATGTCAATAAACTATCCAAATCCTATCTTACCCACATGCCTGTTGCCACCATATCCATTGATGAAAAAACAGTTTGTGGCGGGGGAAAGCCCCTGCTATGGATTCTTGGCCCTTGTGTGATCGAATCACGCGAGTTCCTATTGCCGGTTGCTGATCAAATTGCACAGATCAGTGCCGATTTAAGGATACCTGTTGTTTTCAAATCATCGTTTGACAAGGCAAATCGTACATCGGGCAAATCGTTCCGTGGGCCAGGTTTGAAAGCCGGTTTGGCTATTCTGGATGAGGTAAAAAAGCGAACCGGATTGCCTGTGCTAACTGATTTTCACGAACCCTGGCAGGCAGAGCACATCGCCCAGGTATGTGATATTCTGCAGGTCCCTGCCTTTCTGGCCCGCCAGACAGATATGATCGAAGCAGCGGGGCGTACCGGAAGAGTGGTAAACGTTAAAAAAGGCCAGTTTATGGCACCTAGTGACATGAAAAACGTTGTTCATAAGTTGAAAGAAGTAGGCTGTGAACGTATTTTGCTGACTGACCGGGGTACCAGTTTTGGCTACCATACACTGGTAAACGATTTCCGATGCATTCCGCAGATGCAGGAATATGGATATCCTGTGATCTTTGATGCAACTCATAGCGTACAATCTCCAGGGGGTGCGGGTGACCGTTCCGGGGGCGACCGCCGAATGGTTCCGTTTCTGGCCCGGGCTGCCACTGCAGTGGGGTGCGATGGCATCTTTCTGGAAGTGCATCCCGATCCGGACAATGCTCCAAGCGATGGTCCGAACATGCTGCCGCTGGATGAATTGTCTGCCCTGCTAAAAACCTGCCAGAAACTGAGACAAGTCCTGGCTGATTGATTCTGAGTACAGTGTTGTGATTAAGGACAATTTCATGCGATTTCTGATTTATTTATTCCTCGTCGGGTTTCTGGTTGGTTGCACTGAGAACGTAGCCACCGTTGAGAAGCAGCAACAACAGATCA
This genomic interval carries:
- a CDS encoding VWA domain-containing protein, whose product is MPLALPTLEQPAALWLLLVVPLMLVLWWRVDRQRRLLFQDWSHHSYLWATHRRWGYLLLCLLLVLVSVALAKPTWGTAPVTPVSTVRDVLVLIDVSRSMLAEDQPPRNRLQRTKEYLLELVDNLRTSSGRTRIGLVVFAGQVRLLCPPTEDLEHLTYQISELDTESLGMQGRTLQHQGVVIGTSLAAAIHWLKSWIESQPETASSTDLLLITDGDEQTTEAEVLQSAQGIPALDVLLVGDTRRGWPIPEGTGSLMKVDPASGQVSQVLSQANEVLLQHLVDATGGSLVRESNPQPLVTWWQRTVQPQPGRPVTSQVRHLPIDQSGWLLSLALIILLVEITWGGPRRVIW
- the prmC gene encoding peptide chain release factor N(5)-glutamine methyltransferase; the encoded protein is MGRLLQWTTTFLTEKQADSPRLDAEVLLAHILNVPRIALYTRFDEVASDETRARYRQLVKQRVEGMPVAYLVGFKEFYNLRFAVTPAVLIPRPETELVVLEAIRLAKTITSPRVVDVGTGSGVMAITMARFVPAANVTAIDLSPDALAVAQQNAQTLGVASRIRFLQGDLLAPVAGEMFDLVMSNPPYIPSEVMSSLSESVKKYEPHLALDGGPGGLQVIEKLADQALGHLKPGGYLILEIGYDQGKTVPALLQKLGYQAVNIQIDHAGHPRIVRAVR
- a CDS encoding BON domain-containing protein, whose product is MVRLLLLLSTVPLLAGCSDSEVLRMRSVGDRMYDRGAKLVQHAWDELGQTLLDQPVSTKQTEPDVLSKVQMRLKWDLALAEVDIQASQHEETIILTGTVKNDQQKQYALTLAEQTVGVKKVKDEVKVQKDNPPATLKND
- a CDS encoding RNA polymerase sigma factor, yielding MEALTLARWSMAQQKPVASDEDSLVNAARHDSEAMAQLFRRYYPPITQYIHRRTGDRAVAEDLSSEVFLAMVRYLPRYRIGNTPFRAWLYRIATNQVNRWASRKRRWSWLPLGDHAATEKESTSEEAAHIRMALLKLPVHYQSALALHYLEDMSLETVSQVLGCAIGTVKSRLARGRAMLSKLLTEHENRHEHKTEERS
- a CDS encoding PKD domain-containing protein — translated: MLLEEYCSLKEGLAMALKEQAQSHIKGIVGKVFGGLVGLVVTGGLMWFTPLIDRFVKPAKPLANFASEETTDLTVTFKNLSQNAKQAKWDFGDGSPLEVVAGDVPEVKHKFKKANSYKVKLVVSNVANQEDSRESLIAVGVKPQVLDLSSKALNQKAKPYTAGVQIKFEATADLDAQFEWDFGNGVYQTGSETMVHEFALPGKYLVKVRATMGHQKGSPSLQEIEVLPQSGIVTTGATSPSSFGTPRGNSSGPHMNTTLAVDVTIRSMLSADTLKKSRLHSVALKGKSNSSTVQEVIRATPGYVIKSARFEPSTLKKSSNIINESVSTSDEGKTVVVKAQMTKPGADYQFNVAVLYEEELAPSAVRESQATMTLPGSSSSMELPIGTKHELEIRYKGQTIVKLPELPIKAFDFSVAGKTFAVTTIKNAGRVAITCRELPRRLQQ
- a CDS encoding class I SAM-dependent methyltransferase; amino-acid sequence: MKLTLEAIKQPLRHIKRQMLHTAEVAPAPSIIECYSMNLPSDQEALNIFSGEWSSQFPDALSLQAGSVTLFDDERIRIGLAALGGVAGQKVLELGPLEGGHSYQLEKAGAASVLAIEANSRAYLKCLIAKEITGMKNVHFKHGDFMAYLRSQPPRFDMVLASGVLYHQQQPMELISLLSRITDRVLVWTHYYDAEMVRQSAHLKSIFKSAHRTQFGGYEHTLHRQEYQTALLRPGFCGAGAHYSHWMERDELLRAWKHVGYRSVEVLQEDRFFPNSPCFLLAVKR
- a CDS encoding alpha/beta hydrolase; amino-acid sequence: MQTKLLRLSYVLIVSQMLIISSGDASQPATVPQTIGADGHVFVANGSGDAGTLSQNLSEVIRKSNVGFSLETFSWSRGKGRVLTDHLDMDNHKSQGKRLAAAVQAYQEVRADSKVFLIGHSTGCAVVLIAAEHLPPVSVEKIILLAPSVPDTYDLRPSLHTARMGIDTYHSRNDQILGLGIKLIGTTDLESSDAAGLRGFRLVYSHPNDQVLYQKLRQHHWDRVVEWSGHDGNHLGSVSVGYLRAYVLPEMMKQ
- a CDS encoding nuclear transport factor 2 family protein yields the protein MLLIPWVSKSVLLFSLAVGIGYQEPAKNAVPIDRPADRDAISVTIKQLLDAFEKQDVAKVTELLTDGAELGSEENPPLIGKAAIEEALKKRFATKSNQRMVLSDATLRFTSQVTAVEEGTLKSIIKGQASSTHRYSLMHVKEDGKWKIAQIRQWTTEDAALHDLEWLIGEWKAQREDLAIHTTYEWVGNKAFIRGNINTRQKDRTVSAMQVIGLDPKSGGLRIWIFEANGIFAEGSCHRDENAWIFETAGETPQGVSVSAKNILYHVSPEVMTWQPVQLQMGNEQIADLPPLKVTKVKK
- the kdsA gene encoding 3-deoxy-8-phosphooctulonate synthase — translated: MPVATISIDEKTVCGGGKPLLWILGPCVIESREFLLPVADQIAQISADLRIPVVFKSSFDKANRTSGKSFRGPGLKAGLAILDEVKKRTGLPVLTDFHEPWQAEHIAQVCDILQVPAFLARQTDMIEAAGRTGRVVNVKKGQFMAPSDMKNVVHKLKEVGCERILLTDRGTSFGYHTLVNDFRCIPQMQEYGYPVIFDATHSVQSPGGAGDRSGGDRRMVPFLARAATAVGCDGIFLEVHPDPDNAPSDGPNMLPLDELSALLKTCQKLRQVLAD